The Bubalus bubalis isolate 160015118507 breed Murrah chromosome 1, NDDB_SH_1, whole genome shotgun sequence genome includes a region encoding these proteins:
- the LAMP3 gene encoding lysosome-associated membrane glycoprotein 3 isoform X1, producing the protein MSWQIPAVVMFFMALVGIWYYDSHYNSHMQAKVFPEITGYSSPTTGQATVKPSLLQPTNYMPHKTAAARLTDGHVTSQTVAKTSSSETLTTNTTIEVLATTSPVTTKSTLPTTPTTHTLVTTLATPNKSHVTFPVTEAKVGLSVGPSPPPVTINPTAHTTRNRPTASHTTGKTTQLSNQTTLPATLSTSPHNITTSQKPTQPTHTPGPTTAACNTTQTASPATIAPRPTLAPQPLSPKTGIYQVHNGSELCIKAEMGIQLAVQDSVSVFSPQKYFNIDPNATQASGNCGSRKSNLLLNFQGGFVNLTFTKGEKSYYISEVEAYLTVSNPAKVYQGIKSAMMMFETVVGHSFKCVSEQSIQLSTYLQLKTMNVQLQAFDFEDDHFGNADECISDRNRREIPVAVGLSIAVLLAVLLTACLVTRKRPSRGYERM; encoded by the exons ATGTCCTGGCAGATCCCTGCAGTGGTGATGTTCTTCATGGCTCTGGTTG GAATTTGGTATTATGACAGTCATTATAACAGTCACATGCAAGCAAAAGTGTTTCCAGAAATCACAGGTTATTCTTCACCTACAACAGGACAGGCCACAGTAAAACCTTCTCTCCTCCAACCAACTAACTACATGCCTCACAAAACTGCAGCAGCAAGATTGACAGATGGTCACGTCACCTCTCAGACAGTTGCCAAAACATCCAGCTCTGAGACCCTAACCACAAACACAACCATAGAAGTTCTAGCAACAACTTCCCCAGTAACTACAAAGAGCACCCTACCAACCACTCCAACAACCCACACCCTAGTCACAACCCTGGCCACACCCAACAAGTCACACGTGACTTTTCCAGTCACTGAGGCTAAAGTTGGCCTCAGCGTAGGTCCCAGTCCACCACCAGTCACCATCAACCCAACAGCTCATACCACTAGAAACAGGCCGACTGCCAGCCACACAACTGGGAAAACCACCCAACTCAGTAACCAGACCACCCTTCCAGCAACTTTGTCCACCTCACCACACAACATCACAACCAGTCAGAAACCCACTCAACCCACCCACACCCCAGGGCCGACCACAGCCGCATGCAACACCACCCAGACGGCCTCGCCCGCCACCATAGCTCCCAGGCCCACCCTTGCGCCACAGCCATTGTCACCCAAGACGGGAATTTATCAAGTGCACAATGGAAGCGAGCTGTGTATCAAAGCAGAGATGGGGATACAGCTGGCAGTTCAAGACTCCGTGTCG GTCTTTTCACCTCAGAAATACTTCAACATCGACCCCAATGCAACTCAAGCCTCTGGAAACTGTGGCTCCCGAAAATCCAACCTCCTTTTGAATTTCCAGGGCGGCTTTGTGAATCTCACATTTACCAAG GGTGAAAAGTCATATTATATCAGTGAGGTGGAAGCCTATTTGACTGTCTCAAATCCAG CGAAAGTTTACCAAGGAATTAAAAGTGCGATGATGATGTTTGAGACTGTGGTTGGGCATTCCTTCAAGTGTGTGAGTGAACAGAGCATCCAGCTCTCAACCTACCTTCAGCTGAAAACAATGAATGTCCAGCTTCAAGCCTTTGATTTTGAAGATGACCACTTTGGAAATG CGGATGAATGCATCAGTgacagaaacaggagagaaatcccTGTGGCCGTGGGCCTGAGTATCGCAGTACTGCTTGCCGTTTTGCTAACAGCATGCCTGGTGACCAGAAAGAGGCCCAGTAGAGGATATGAACGCATGTAA
- the LAMP3 gene encoding lysosome-associated membrane glycoprotein 3 isoform X2 yields MSWQIPAVVMFFMALVGIWYYDSHYNSHMQAKVFPEITGYSSPTTGQATVKPSLLQPTNYMPHKTAAARLTDGHVTSQTVAKTSSSETLTTNTTIEVLATTSPVTTKSTLPTTPTTHTLVTTLATPNKSHVTFPVTEAKVGLSVGPSPPPVTINPTAHTTRNRPTASHTTGKTTQLSNQTTLPATLSTSPHNITTSQKPTQPTHTPGPTTAACNTTQTASPATIAPRPTLAPQPLSPKTGIYQVHNGSELCIKAEMGIQLAVQDSVSVFSPQKYFNIDPNATQASGNCGSRKSNLLLNFQGGFVNLTFTKGEKSYYISEVEAYLTVSNPAKVYQGIKSAMMMFETVVGHSFKCVSEQSIQLSTYLQLKTMNVQLQAFDFEDDHFGNVDECSSDYTIVLPVIAAIVVGLLAVGLIVYAIRLRREYSGYQRI; encoded by the exons ATGTCCTGGCAGATCCCTGCAGTGGTGATGTTCTTCATGGCTCTGGTTG GAATTTGGTATTATGACAGTCATTATAACAGTCACATGCAAGCAAAAGTGTTTCCAGAAATCACAGGTTATTCTTCACCTACAACAGGACAGGCCACAGTAAAACCTTCTCTCCTCCAACCAACTAACTACATGCCTCACAAAACTGCAGCAGCAAGATTGACAGATGGTCACGTCACCTCTCAGACAGTTGCCAAAACATCCAGCTCTGAGACCCTAACCACAAACACAACCATAGAAGTTCTAGCAACAACTTCCCCAGTAACTACAAAGAGCACCCTACCAACCACTCCAACAACCCACACCCTAGTCACAACCCTGGCCACACCCAACAAGTCACACGTGACTTTTCCAGTCACTGAGGCTAAAGTTGGCCTCAGCGTAGGTCCCAGTCCACCACCAGTCACCATCAACCCAACAGCTCATACCACTAGAAACAGGCCGACTGCCAGCCACACAACTGGGAAAACCACCCAACTCAGTAACCAGACCACCCTTCCAGCAACTTTGTCCACCTCACCACACAACATCACAACCAGTCAGAAACCCACTCAACCCACCCACACCCCAGGGCCGACCACAGCCGCATGCAACACCACCCAGACGGCCTCGCCCGCCACCATAGCTCCCAGGCCCACCCTTGCGCCACAGCCATTGTCACCCAAGACGGGAATTTATCAAGTGCACAATGGAAGCGAGCTGTGTATCAAAGCAGAGATGGGGATACAGCTGGCAGTTCAAGACTCCGTGTCG GTCTTTTCACCTCAGAAATACTTCAACATCGACCCCAATGCAACTCAAGCCTCTGGAAACTGTGGCTCCCGAAAATCCAACCTCCTTTTGAATTTCCAGGGCGGCTTTGTGAATCTCACATTTACCAAG GGTGAAAAGTCATATTATATCAGTGAGGTGGAAGCCTATTTGACTGTCTCAAATCCAG CGAAAGTTTACCAAGGAATTAAAAGTGCGATGATGATGTTTGAGACTGTGGTTGGGCATTCCTTCAAGTGTGTGAGTGAACAGAGCATCCAGCTCTCAACCTACCTTCAGCTGAAAACAATGAATGTCCAGCTTCAAGCCTTTGATTTTGAAGATGACCACTTTGGAAATG TGGATGAATGTTCATCTGACTATACGATTGTGCTTCCTGTGATTGCGGCCATCGtggttggtctccttgctgtGGGTTTGATTGTCTATGCGATCCGTTTAAGGCGTGAATATTCTGGATACCAGAGAATCTAA